In Magnolia sinica isolate HGM2019 chromosome 12, MsV1, whole genome shotgun sequence, a single genomic region encodes these proteins:
- the LOC131221928 gene encoding uncharacterized protein LOC131221928 → MDIPTVDFTTMDRGTLTLLGSGCCVLLSLHFTLQLLSQHLFYWKNPKEQKAILIIILMAPLYAIDSFVGLLDIKGSKVFFTFLDSIKECYEALVIAKFLALMYSYLNISISKNIVPDGIKGREIHHSFPMTLFQPHTVRLDHHTLKLLKHWTWQFVIIRPVCSVLMIALQLLGWYTNWISWTFTMILNVSVSLALYSLVIFYHVFAKELAPHKPLSKFLCIKGIVFFCFWQGIVLNILASAGVIKSHHFWLDVEHIQEALQNVLVCVEMVIFSVMQQYAYHVAPYSGDIAAKMKMGKSE, encoded by the exons ATGGATATACCAACTGTGGATTTTACAACAATGGATCGCGGTACACTCACTCTGCTAGGGTCAGGGTGCTGTGTGTTACTTTCGCTGCATTTCACATTACAGCTGCTATCGCAGCATCTATTCTATTGGAAAAATCCGAAGGAGCAAAAGGCCATACTTATCATCATACTTATGGCCCCTTTATATGCCATCGACTCCTTTGTCGGTTTGTTAGATATTAAGGGAAGCAAGGTCTTCTTCACGTTCTTGGATTCGATTAAGGAATGCTATGAAGCCCTG GTGATTGCTAAGTTCTTGGCTTTGATGTACAGTTACTTAAATATATCTATTAGTAAAAACATAGTCCCAGATGGGATTAAAGGAAGAGAGATTCACCATTCCTTCCCCATGACTCTTTTTCAG CCTCACACTGTTCGTCTGGACCATCATACACTGAAGCTCCTTAAGCACTGGACATGGCAGTTTGTCATCATCCGGCCCGTCTGCTCTGTTTTGATGATAGCACTTCAGCTCCTCGGGTGGTACACCAACTGGATCAGTTGGACTTTCACCATGATATTGAACGTTTCTGTTTCCCTGGCTCTTTATTCTCTTGTTATCTTTTACCATGTGTTTGCCAAGGAGTTGGCACCCCACAAGCCTCTGTCTAAGTTCTTGTGCATCAAAGGGATTGTTTTCTTCTGCTTCTGGCAG GGGATTGTGCTTAATATCTTAGCCTCCGCGGGGGTAATCAAATCTCATCACTTTTGGTTAGACGTGGAGCATATCCAAGAAGCCCTGCAGAATGTCCTAGTCTGCGTGGAGATGGTCATTTTCTCCGTCATGCAGCAGTATGCATATCACGTCGCACCTTACAGTGGTGATATTGCAGCGAAGATGAAAATGGGAAAATCCGAATGA